From the genome of Palaemon carinicauda isolate YSFRI2023 chromosome 6, ASM3689809v2, whole genome shotgun sequence, one region includes:
- the LOC137642943 gene encoding uncharacterized protein: protein MSGSGKGQDLSPPQLEPGKSFYTRISLENAIPQLFYTRIFLHIAVPHSFYAIYPNRMPSQSYSINVYPNRMPSHSSSLLVYPDRMPSHSHSILVYPNRMPFHNHSILVYPNRMQNHIHSILVYPNRIPYYSYSILVYSNIMTSQSYSLLLYPNRMLSHSFCILVYPYIMPSLNHFILVYPNIMPSPSHSIFVYPNIKPSLSHSILVYPKNANPQLFYTCIS from the exons ATGAGTGGCAGCGGCAAGGGGCAGGAcctctctccaccccagctagaaCCAGGAAAG TCATTCTATACCCGTATATCCTTAGAGAATGCCATCCCACAGTTATTCTATACTCGTATATTCTTACATATTGCCGTCCCACATTCATTCTATGCTATATATCCTAACAGAATGCCGTCCCAGAGTTATTCTATAAACGTATATCCTAACAGAATGCCGTCCCACAGTTCTTCTCTGCTCGTATATCCTGACAGaatgccgtcccacagtcattctatactcgtatatcctaacAGAATGCCGTTCCACAATCATTCTATACTAGTATATCCTAACAGAATGCAGAACCACATTCATTCTATACTTGTATATCCTAACAGAATTCCGTACTACAGTTATTCTATACTCGTATATTCTAACATAATGACATCCCAGAGTTATTCTCTACTCCTATATCCTAACAGAATGCTGTCTCACAGTTTTTGTATACTCGTATATCCTTACATAATGCCGTCACTTAATCATTTTATACTCGTATATCCTAACATAATGCCGTCCCCCAGTCATTCTATATTCGTATATCCTAACATAAAGCCGTCCCTcagtcattctatactcgtatatcctaaGAATGCCAACCCACAGTTATTCTATACTTGTATATCCTAA